In the Ostrinia nubilalis chromosome 15, ilOstNubi1.1, whole genome shotgun sequence genome, one interval contains:
- the LOC135078528 gene encoding microvitellogenin-like has product MTASKWEVAPSPNYGVNVDKIYPYSEVPYIGKYKLVKIPQGSDLLELVDYWGEGRIDEQCGASGFPDCYNVNHPSQCVSNGADKGRKIPNRVPVQSYTHCDSSSYIKDDSVKTVTLMGAPINNSCSKDIARMINEDQGKVIVFGFEDTSADIKNLNTDLAKKHLIRCDGYELPDTLQEVTLFSSIANNTAMKLTLLSNIKNANYEQAVDISKAFAVSSHANSIREVVNDLLHEGNSQVMSFAYKLWNGDTQRIVSKYFPLEFKLIMNEENVMIWNNRFDQALKLAVALDSDRDRRGWGANEEKKGKRVNWKIMPVWRGNRVLFKLLNVEFGMFLKLAKYEDGMHDREAWGSYGCDDEHHTWCLDPVMLNGKLMFFVVSNKYQLGLKLAVRQDSMGDRALWGHNADVHNNPGHFGWYIKEAK; this is encoded by the coding sequence ATGACAGCATCTAAATGGGAAGTAGCACCTTCCCCAAACTACGGAGTCAATGTGGACAAAATCTACCCTTACTCTGAAGTGCCGTACATCGGCAAATATAAACTAGTTAAGATCCCACAGGGGTCCGATTTATTAGAATTGGTCGACTACTGGGGTGAGGGGAGAATCGATGAACAATGTGGAGCAAGCGGGTTCCCAGACTGCTACAACGTGAACCATCCTTCACAATGCGTCAGCAACGGAGCCGACAAGGGCAGGAAGATCCCCAACAGAGTACCAGTCCAGAGCTACACCCATTGTGACAGCAGTAGCTACATAAAAGACGACTCCGTCAAAACCGTCACTCTCATGGGCGCCCCCATCAATAACAGCTGCTCCAAAGACATCGCTAGAATGATCAACGAAGATCAAGGAAAAGTGATCGTCTTCGGATTCGAAGATACCTCGGCAGATATAAAAAACCTCAATACGGATCTGGCAAAGAAGCACCTGATTCGATGTGACGGATACGAATTGCCTGATACGCTACAAGAAGTAACTCTCTTTAGCTCTATTGCCAACAATACTGCGATGAAATTGACCCTTCTATCCAATATTAAAAATGCCAACTACGAGCAAGCTGTGGATATCAGCAAGGCATTTGCGGTCAGCAGTCACGCCAATAGCATCCGCGAAGTCGTAAACGATCTTCTCCATGAGGGAAACAGCCAAGTCATGAGCTTTGCATATAAACTGTGGAATGGTGATACTCAAAGGATCGTCTCTAAATATTTTCCCTTAGAATTCAAGTTAATCATGAATGAGGAGAATGTGATGATTTGGAACAACAGGTTTGATCAGGCTTTAAAATTGGCGGTGGCTTTGGACTCTGACAGGGACAGAAGAGGCTGGGGCGCTAACGAAGAAAAAAAAGGCAAGAGAGTAAACTGGAAGATCATGCCGGTTTGGAGAGGCAATAGGGTATTGTTCAAGTTGTTGAATGTGGAGTTTGGGATGTTCCTGAAGTTGGCAAAGTATGAGGATGGCATGCACGATAGAGAGGCGTGGGGCTCGTATGGCTGTGACGATGAGCATCATACCTGGTGCCTGGACCCTGTGATGCTTAACGGTAAGCTGATGTTCTTTGTTGTCAGCAACAAGTACCAGCTGGGGCTCAAGCTAGCCGTGCGCCAGGACTCCATGGGAGACCGGGCGCTGTGGGGCCATAACGCAGACGTCCACAATAACCCTGGCCACTTTGGTTGGTACATCAAAGAAGCGAAGTAA
- the LOC135078529 gene encoding microvitellogenin-like: MSHVKLLQGNSLDKHRYLELQRSAKDLIYKISEFTKSSDFNEADNVLLEIKVDLLDMNFVKYVQCSDLLLCQYENTESIEDFYTEIKLKLKRKQILNSEKKLQTKSLERAIDVPKFDGSSGFSEFMAVFNDKVDKNTELSVSEKIDYLKSSLMGTALDQIQGIEMYAEMLQVLKYKFDKETNISGSLSRVQSQQESTMSSYSTTPAHIAYLNGTEITQELYKSIVQGSYSHAVKTTKYIIDNNHAAYITSVVEKLAQEGNRNLLSYVYQLWISGERRAVENHMPTVFKRIFDDNVTLVQKEYGQALKLGVNIDGDGDRTAWGDSKDVTSDRVQWKLLPVWENNQVFFKIKNIDYNMFLKLEIYEDQIGDRGAFGSSGDGTQRHIWILEPVVIDGFMFFYIINRQFSQGLKLQMSADSMGDRKLWGHNGNIHQDPSHYAWAIKP, translated from the exons ATGTCCCACGTAAAATTACTTCAGGGCAACAGTTTAGACAAACATAGATACTTGGAACTTCAACGTTCTGCCAAAGacttaatttacaaaattaGCGAATTCACTAAAAGCTCAGATTTTAATGAAGCTGACAACGTTTTGTTGGAAATCAAAGTAGATTTGCTCGACATGAATTTTGTCAAGTATGTGCAATGTAGTGATTTACTCTTATGCCAATATGAAAATACAGAAAGCATAGAGGACTTTTACactgaaataaaattgaaactgAAAAGGAAGCAAATTCtcaattctgaaaaaaaattacaaactaaatcTCTTGAACGAGCTATCGATGTACCTAAATTTGATGGTAGCAGCGGTTTCTCAGAATTTATGGCCGTTTTCAACGATAAAGTTGACAAAAATACTGAATTGTCAGTATCGGAAAAAATTGACTATTTGAAATCAAGTTTGATGGGGACTGCATTGGATCAGATTCAAGGCATTGAAATGTACGCAGAAATGTTACAAGTTTTGAAATATAAATTTGACAAAGAGACTAATATAAGTGGAAGCCTTTCGAG AGTCCAATCACAACAGGAGAGCACGATGTCTTCTTACAGCACAACACCAGCTCATATCGCGTATCTTAACGGTACAGAAATTACTCAAGAACTATACAAAAGCATCGTACAGGGGTCGTACTCTCACGCAGTCAAAACCACCAAATACATAATTGATAATAACCATGCGGCATACATTACCAGTGTGGTAGAAAAACTTGCTCAGGAAGGTAACAGAAACCTTCTGAGTTACGTTTACCAGCTATGGATTAGTGGCGAAAGACGTGCCGTTGAAAACCATATGCCAACAGTATTCAAACGTATATTCGACGATAATGTGACATTGGTACAGAAAGAGTACGGTCAAGCGTTGAAACTGGGTGTCAACATCGATGGTGACGGAGACAGGACTGCGTGGGGCGACTCAAAGGACGTGACTAGTGATCGAGTACAATGGAAACTACTCCCTGTCTGGGAGAACAACCAAGTCTTCTTCAAGATAAAGAACATCGACTATAATATGTTTCTAAAGTTAGAGATATACGAAGATCAAATAGGTGACAGAGGAGCGTTTGGGTCTAGCGGCGATGGGACACAAAGGCACATTTGGATCCTGGAGCCAGTTGTCATAGATGGGTTTATGTTCTTCTACATCATCAACCGGCAATTCAGCCAAGGTCTCAAGTTGCAGATGTCGGCTGACAGCATGGGTGACCGAAAACTTTGGGGTCATAACGGGAACATCCACCAAGACCCTTCACATTACGCTTGGGCTATTAAACCTTAA
- the LOC135078530 gene encoding uncharacterized protein LOC135078530: protein MHPEPVEVKPAVEQSAAPAQDSSEVRSVAGASLPARAPPLRSLSRAINDTFQTFPVPVNSYPRTPYIKKVNNKLVMDEDLLRGRAVAKKASKKTPPELSLPYVPGASNSPMKKAKKPHVHHTATKSFDPWESQRNITELTSGARTPTNLPYM from the exons ATGCACCCAGAGCCAGTGGAAGTAAAACCCGCCGTTGAACAGTCCGCAGCGCCGGCGCAGGACTCCAGCGAA gtgCGGTCAGTGGCCGGGGCCTCGctgccggcgcgcgcgccgcctctCAGGTCCCTTTCGAGGGCTATCAACGACACCTTCCAG ACGTTTCCTGTCCCAGTAAATAGTTATCCAAGAACACCCTATATCAAAAA AGTGAACAATAAATTGGTGATGGATGAGGATTTGCTCCGTGGGAGGGCTGTCGCCAAAAAAGCCAGCAAAAAAACGCCACCAGAGCTGTCGCTGCCCTATGTCCCTGGTG CGAGCAACAGCCCCATGAAAAAGGCGAAGAAACCACATGTGCATCACACTGCGACTAAATCCTTCGACCCGTGGGAGTCG CAACGCAACATCACGGAATTGACGTCGGGCGCCAGAACCCCGACCAACCTGCCCTATATGTGA
- the LOC135079017 gene encoding SH2 domain-containing protein 4B-like isoform X2, with amino-acid sequence MARAGDILRGIRARRARTLRDAQLHAHDDDAAWREQERKAKEAEAAMREIARAAREAHRLSAHVTCDPPEQPQTGKPPNREAVIEWFRTQELMRGVGLDEDNKPVDWFHGLITRSEAEQLLAGQPAGSFLVRISERVWGYAISYREPARCKHYLVETAAGYRLLGAGQITHQTLADLISYHKSVAITESGGELLSAPVAPARAPACLTP; translated from the exons ATGGCCAGGGCGGGGGACATACTGCGGGGCATTAGAGCGAGGAGGGCGCGGACTCTGAGAGACGCGCAGCTCCACGCGCATGACGACGACGCCGCTTGGCGGGAGCAGG AACGCAAAGCGAAGGAGGCTGAGGCGGCCATGCGTGAGATCGCGCGCGCCGCGCGGGAGGCGCATCGGCTCAGTGCGCACGTCACCTGCGACCCGCCCGAGCAGCCGCAGA CTGGCAAGCCGCCCAACAGAGAAGCAGTCATAGAATGGTTCCGGACGCAGGAGCTAATGCGCGGCGTGGGGCTGGATGAGGACAATAAGCCAGTGGATTGGTTCCATG GTCTGATCACCAGATCGGAAGCGGAGCAGCTGCTGGCGGGGCAGCCGGCTGGCAGCTTCCTCGTGCGCATCTCTGAGCGGGTGTGGGGCTACGCGATCTCGTACCGCGAGCCAGCTCGCTGCAAGCACTACCTGGTCGAGACGGCGGCGGGGTACCGCCTGCTCGGCGCTGGACAAATCACTCATCAGACTTTAG CTGATCTCATAAGCTACCACAAGTCGGTGGCCATCACCGAGAGCGGTGGGGAGCTGCTGTCTGCGCCCGTggcgccggcgcgcgcgcccgcctgcCTCACACCCTGA
- the LOC135079017 gene encoding SH2 domain-containing protein 4B-like isoform X1, producing MLRLNWVRAGYILWGIRARRARTLRDAQLHAHDDDAAWREQERKAKEAEAAMREIARAAREAHRLSAHVTCDPPEQPQTGKPPNREAVIEWFRTQELMRGVGLDEDNKPVDWFHGLITRSEAEQLLAGQPAGSFLVRISERVWGYAISYREPARCKHYLVETAAGYRLLGAGQITHQTLADLISYHKSVAITESGGELLSAPVAPARAPACLTP from the exons ATGCTGCGATTGAATTGGGTCAGGGCAGGGTACATACTGTGGGGCATTAGGGCGAGGAGGGCGCGGACTCTGAGAGACGCGCAGCTTCACGCGCACGATGACGACGCCGCTTGGCGGGAGCAGG AACGCAAAGCGAAGGAGGCTGAGGCGGCCATGCGTGAGATCGCGCGCGCCGCGCGGGAGGCGCATCGGCTCAGTGCGCACGTCACCTGCGACCCGCCCGAGCAGCCGCAGA CTGGCAAGCCGCCCAACAGAGAAGCAGTCATAGAATGGTTCCGGACGCAGGAGCTAATGCGCGGCGTGGGGCTGGATGAGGACAATAAGCCAGTGGATTGGTTCCATG GTCTGATCACCAGATCGGAAGCGGAGCAGCTGCTGGCGGGGCAGCCGGCTGGCAGCTTCCTCGTGCGCATCTCTGAGCGGGTGTGGGGCTACGCGATCTCGTACCGCGAGCCAGCTCGCTGCAAGCACTACCTGGTCGAGACGGCGGCGGGGTACCGCCTGCTCGGCGCTGGACAAATCACTCATCAGACTTTAG CTGATCTCATAAGCTACCACAAGTCGGTGGCCATCACCGAGAGCGGTGGGGAGCTGCTGTCTGCGCCCGTggcgccggcgcgcgcgcccgcctgcCTCACACCCTGA